In one window of uncultured Draconibacterium sp. DNA:
- a CDS encoding response regulator translates to MKSTPKFRTIIADDELLARERLKKLLTPFSQTIEIIGEAQNGIECKRMINEMKPDLIFLDIQMPGLNGFEVLQQINHSPLVIFCTAHDEFALKAFETYSVDYLVKPVKAERIERSIEKLMLLNLHRTRQELLNLIKELTVQLPANEITTIPVKLGNRMLILNIEDISFFQAEEKYVTIHSINGKRYTSDISLKDLEEKLVGNFIRIQRALLVNKVLVKEIIKHTNSRYKIRMNDVNQSLLISGRNYINQIKSIV, encoded by the coding sequence ATGAAATCAACACCAAAATTCAGGACAATTATTGCCGACGACGAGTTACTGGCAAGAGAACGATTAAAAAAACTGCTTACCCCTTTTTCTCAAACAATTGAAATTATTGGAGAGGCTCAAAACGGGATCGAATGTAAAAGAATGATCAATGAAATGAAGCCGGATTTGATTTTTCTTGATATTCAAATGCCCGGATTAAACGGCTTTGAAGTTTTACAACAGATCAATCATTCGCCACTGGTCATTTTTTGTACCGCCCACGATGAATTCGCGTTGAAAGCATTCGAAACATATAGCGTTGATTACCTTGTTAAACCGGTTAAAGCAGAAAGAATTGAGCGATCGATAGAAAAACTGATGTTGCTAAATCTACATCGAACCCGACAAGAGCTGCTCAACCTTATAAAAGAGCTTACGGTTCAATTACCTGCAAACGAAATTACAACTATCCCGGTAAAACTTGGAAACAGAATGCTAATCCTTAATATTGAAGATATTTCATTTTTTCAGGCTGAGGAAAAGTATGTAACCATTCATTCTATAAATGGGAAACGTTATACTTCCGATATTTCGCTAAAAGACCTGGAAGAAAAGTTAGTGGGCAACTTCATCCGAATTCAGCGGGCCTTACTTGTAAATAAAGTACTTGTGAAAGAAATTATAAAACACACCAATTCTAGGTACAAAATCCGCATGAACGACGTAAATCAGTCTCTACTTATATCCGGCAGAAACTATATCAATCAGATAAAAAGCATTGTATAA
- a CDS encoding carboxypeptidase-like regulatory domain-containing protein, which translates to MKKTIIFIFTVFVALTTLGQNGSKVAHTIKGKVVDANTNRPVSYTNIGLEGTFFGTASDSEGNFELKIPEDMVDKKIYFSAVGFTNKQFPVKELFSKEFAVVKLESQSYDVEKVDVAAQNKVLIRILRMASENIKYNYGSGPFNMHFAYSKEKAVNGQVTTPQIATVLLYDETGYTNPSKSDAFKARNYSVTKEQTDDDYRFSSAQLNLDDLLGLDWVRSASGILSSALLSNYQLALESQPVIDGKEYWVISFSPKVPSLATTGDYYAGTFKGKISINKEDYSILKIEGEAVAPKNNRQGRALAIGQNNTDFYTDVLYTFEVDYKDLLLKRVVQDKTYTYKGEKVSEQAVLEMSRAHTNNLTVIDSRNYFPGE; encoded by the coding sequence ATGAAGAAAACAATTATATTCATTTTTACAGTTTTTGTTGCCCTTACAACGCTGGGGCAGAATGGTTCGAAGGTGGCGCACACCATTAAGGGGAAGGTGGTTGATGCCAATACAAATCGTCCGGTTTCGTATACCAATATTGGTTTGGAAGGTACGTTTTTTGGTACTGCCAGCGATAGTGAAGGAAATTTTGAATTGAAGATTCCTGAGGATATGGTGGATAAAAAAATTTACTTTTCTGCCGTGGGTTTCACCAACAAACAGTTTCCGGTAAAAGAGCTTTTTTCGAAAGAGTTTGCAGTGGTAAAATTAGAGTCTCAATCGTATGATGTGGAGAAGGTTGATGTTGCTGCACAGAATAAAGTGCTGATCCGGATTTTGCGCATGGCTTCAGAAAATATAAAGTATAATTATGGTTCGGGGCCGTTTAATATGCACTTTGCTTATTCAAAAGAAAAAGCGGTTAACGGGCAGGTGACAACTCCACAAATTGCAACAGTGTTACTATACGATGAAACAGGTTATACAAATCCTTCGAAATCGGATGCTTTTAAAGCGCGGAACTACTCGGTTACAAAAGAACAGACCGACGACGATTACCGATTCTCAAGCGCACAATTAAACCTTGATGATTTGTTGGGACTTGACTGGGTGCGCTCGGCATCGGGTATTTTAAGTTCTGCATTATTAAGCAACTATCAACTGGCTCTGGAAAGCCAACCTGTTATCGACGGAAAAGAGTACTGGGTGATTTCATTCAGCCCGAAAGTACCTTCGCTGGCAACCACAGGCGATTATTATGCAGGTACTTTTAAAGGCAAAATCAGCATTAATAAAGAAGATTATTCGATATTAAAAATTGAAGGCGAAGCGGTGGCGCCAAAAAATAACCGTCAGGGCAGGGCGCTGGCAATCGGGCAAAACAATACCGATTTTTACACCGACGTGCTGTACACTTTTGAAGTGGATTATAAAGACCTTTTGTTAAAGCGTGTGGTGCAGGACAAAACCTACACCTACAAAGGTGAAAAGGTTTCGGAGCAAGCCGTGCTTGAAATGAGTCGGGCACACACGAATAATCTTACTGTTATTGATTCGCGCAATTATTTCCCCGGAGAATAG
- a CDS encoding redoxin domain-containing protein, with amino-acid sequence MKRVMFTFLAMILAIGVVTAGDYKIPLIGSKAPKFSANTTNGKITFPNDFGNSWKILFSHPADFTPVCSSELLELAHLQKEFKKLGVEVAVISTDNIELHTMWKAHLEELEYKQRGTVDIEFPIIEDPDGKNSRLYGMLHEPTSTNRDIRGVFVIDDKNIVRSVNFYPVEVGRNMNEYVRMVEALQLTKSKFVYTPANWQKGDDVIVPYMPYTTAELEANPELSDKYYMVGNRMWFERK; translated from the coding sequence ATGAAACGAGTAATGTTTACCTTTTTGGCTATGATTCTGGCCATTGGAGTAGTCACGGCTGGCGACTACAAAATCCCTTTAATAGGATCAAAAGCTCCAAAATTTAGTGCAAACACAACAAACGGGAAAATCACTTTTCCGAATGATTTCGGAAACAGTTGGAAAATTCTCTTTAGTCATCCTGCCGATTTTACTCCGGTGTGTTCATCTGAATTACTTGAACTGGCACACTTACAAAAAGAGTTCAAAAAGCTAGGTGTTGAAGTAGCAGTTATTTCTACCGACAATATAGAGCTCCATACTATGTGGAAGGCACATCTGGAAGAATTGGAGTATAAACAAAGAGGTACTGTCGATATTGAGTTTCCGATAATTGAAGATCCCGATGGTAAAAACTCACGGTTGTATGGCATGTTGCACGAACCAACAAGTACGAACCGCGATATAAGAGGAGTATTCGTTATCGATGATAAAAACATTGTTCGTTCGGTGAATTTCTATCCTGTAGAAGTTGGAAGAAACATGAATGAATATGTTCGTATGGTAGAAGCATTACAGCTTACAAAATCGAAATTTGTTTATACTCCTGCCAACTGGCAGAAAGGCGACGATGTTATAGTTCCTTATATGCCATATACAACAGCAGAACTGGAAGCCAATCCTGAATTATCTGATAAGTATTATATGGTAGGCAACCGAATGTGGTTCGAACGTAAGTGA
- a CDS encoding valine--tRNA ligase produces the protein MSQMEIPSKYNPVEVEDKWYKYWMDNNFFHSTPDEREPYTIVIPPPNVTGVLHMGHMLNNTIQDILVRRARMTGKNACWVPGTDHASIATEAKVVNKLNAEGIDKYDLSRDEFLKHAWEWTDKHGGIILEQLKKLGASCDWDRTAFTMDEARSESVIKVFVDLFNKGMIYRGVRMVNWDPAAKTALSDEEVIYKEMQGKLYYLNYKIEGEDGFVTIATTRPETILGDTAVCVNPNDERFSHLKGKRVLVPLINRSIPIIEDEYVDMEFGTGCLKITPAHDINDYEIGLKYNLPSIDIFNDNGTLNEKAELFVGEDRFDVRDKIVPELEKAGNLAKIEDYTNKVGFSERTDVIIEPKLSAQWFLKMEELVKPALENVMNDTIAFHPPKFKNTYKHWMGNIKDWCISRQLWWGHQIPVYYLPDGTYVCAESAEEALAIAKEKSGNAELTAADLKQDEDALDTWFSSWLWPISVFDGVREPENEEVNYYYPSSDLVTAPDIIFFWVARMIIAGYEYRDDFPFKNVYFTGMVRDAQRRKMSKSLGNSPDPLDLIAKYGADGVRVGMLLCSPAGGDLLFDEGLPQQGAGFSTKIWNAFRLVKNWEVSSDIEQPEHSKLAIEWFKNKLAQVVETLNSQFDGFRISEALMTVYTTVRDEFSGWLLEMVKPGYQQPIDAVTYAEIGELFDQMLRLMHPFMPFITEEIWQLLDERKEGESIMISQLPASTSYDAALLATFEDVKEAVSGIRKIRKDKNIAFKDAIDFSVQKGDKGFDAKFNSILIKLGNLTELTVVEEEVKGAASFRVKSSSFYIPLDGFIDVEEELAKLEEELKYAKGFLNSVMKKLSNERFVNNAPEAVVAKEKAKQADAEANIKVLEERIASMK, from the coding sequence ATGAGTCAGATGGAAATTCCGAGCAAGTACAACCCTGTCGAGGTTGAAGATAAATGGTACAAATACTGGATGGATAACAACTTTTTCCACTCCACACCCGACGAGCGCGAACCTTACACAATTGTAATTCCGCCGCCAAACGTAACCGGCGTGTTGCACATGGGGCACATGCTTAACAATACCATTCAGGATATTCTGGTCCGCCGCGCGCGTATGACCGGAAAAAATGCCTGCTGGGTACCGGGAACCGACCATGCATCGATTGCTACCGAAGCAAAGGTGGTAAACAAACTAAATGCTGAAGGAATTGATAAGTATGATCTTTCGCGCGACGAATTCTTGAAACATGCCTGGGAATGGACCGATAAACACGGTGGTATTATCCTCGAGCAGCTGAAAAAACTGGGTGCCTCCTGCGACTGGGATCGTACAGCTTTTACCATGGACGAAGCACGCAGCGAATCGGTAATCAAAGTTTTTGTCGATCTGTTCAACAAAGGAATGATATACCGCGGTGTGCGTATGGTAAACTGGGACCCGGCAGCTAAAACTGCACTCTCTGATGAGGAAGTGATCTACAAAGAAATGCAGGGAAAACTGTATTACCTGAATTATAAAATTGAAGGTGAAGATGGTTTTGTAACCATTGCCACTACTCGTCCTGAAACCATTCTGGGTGATACGGCTGTTTGTGTAAACCCGAACGACGAGCGTTTTTCGCACCTGAAAGGAAAACGTGTCTTGGTACCGCTGATCAACCGTTCAATCCCGATTATTGAGGATGAATACGTGGATATGGAATTTGGTACCGGTTGTTTGAAAATTACACCTGCCCACGATATCAATGACTACGAAATTGGACTGAAATATAATCTGCCATCCATCGATATTTTTAACGACAACGGAACACTAAATGAAAAAGCCGAGCTGTTTGTTGGTGAAGATCGTTTTGATGTTCGCGATAAAATTGTTCCTGAACTGGAGAAGGCAGGAAATCTGGCTAAAATAGAAGACTATACAAATAAAGTTGGTTTCTCGGAGCGTACCGATGTAATCATTGAGCCAAAGTTGTCGGCACAATGGTTCCTGAAAATGGAAGAACTGGTAAAACCGGCTTTGGAGAACGTGATGAACGATACCATTGCGTTTCATCCTCCGAAATTTAAAAATACCTACAAGCACTGGATGGGCAACATCAAAGACTGGTGTATTAGCCGCCAGTTGTGGTGGGGACACCAAATTCCGGTGTACTACCTGCCCGACGGAACTTATGTTTGTGCCGAATCAGCAGAAGAAGCGCTGGCTATTGCCAAAGAAAAATCAGGAAATGCAGAATTGACTGCTGCTGATTTAAAACAAGACGAAGATGCTTTGGATACCTGGTTTTCGAGCTGGTTGTGGCCAATTTCGGTTTTCGATGGAGTTCGTGAGCCGGAAAACGAAGAGGTAAACTACTATTACCCAAGTTCGGATTTGGTAACAGCGCCCGATATTATTTTCTTTTGGGTGGCCCGAATGATTATTGCCGGTTACGAGTACCGCGATGATTTCCCGTTTAAGAATGTGTATTTTACTGGAATGGTGCGCGATGCACAACGCCGAAAAATGTCGAAATCGCTGGGTAATTCACCTGATCCGCTGGACTTAATCGCCAAATACGGTGCCGACGGTGTTCGTGTGGGAATGTTACTTTGTTCTCCTGCTGGTGGCGATTTGCTTTTCGATGAAGGTCTGCCTCAACAGGGAGCAGGTTTCTCAACAAAAATATGGAATGCTTTCCGTTTGGTGAAAAACTGGGAAGTATCCTCTGATATTGAACAGCCGGAACATTCAAAACTGGCCATCGAGTGGTTTAAGAATAAACTGGCTCAGGTAGTAGAAACATTGAATTCACAGTTTGATGGTTTCCGAATTTCGGAAGCGTTAATGACGGTGTACACAACTGTTCGCGACGAATTTTCGGGGTGGTTACTTGAAATGGTAAAACCGGGCTATCAACAACCTATTGATGCCGTAACTTATGCTGAGATCGGTGAACTGTTCGACCAGATGTTGCGACTGATGCATCCTTTTATGCCGTTTATTACCGAAGAAATCTGGCAGTTGCTTGATGAACGTAAAGAAGGCGAAAGTATCATGATCAGCCAGTTGCCGGCTAGCACCAGCTACGACGCAGCACTACTTGCCACTTTCGAAGATGTAAAAGAAGCAGTTTCCGGAATTCGTAAAATCCGTAAAGACAAAAATATTGCCTTTAAAGATGCCATCGATTTTTCGGTGCAAAAAGGCGATAAAGGTTTTGATGCCAAATTCAACAGCATTCTTATAAAACTGGGTAATCTTACTGAATTGACTGTTGTTGAGGAAGAAGTTAAAGGAGCAGCTTCATTCCGTGTAAAATCATCCAGCTTTTATATTCCGCTTGATGGATTTATTGATGTGGAAGAAGAATTGGCAAAACTGGAAGAGGAGTTGAAATACGCCAAAGGATTTCTGAATTCGGTAATGAAAAAGCTGAGTAACGAACGCTTTGTAAATAATGCACCCGAAGCGGTAGTTGCCAAAGAAAAAGCAAAACAGGCCGATGCCGAAGCCAATATTAAAGTGTTGGAAGAGCGCATCGCTTCAATGAAATAG
- a CDS encoding ammonium transporter — translation MMFDKGLTTFMIVATSLVMLMTPGLAFFYGGLGCKKNILSIMMQSFVSLGITTILWISFGYSMCFSGTLAGGNDFFGIIGNFDKAFLNGVTSSTPLSPDRNFPEYIFVAYQMMFAIITPALITGAFINRVTFKAYVIFLVLWQIFVYYPFVHMVWGGGILAEWGVLDFAGGITVHATAGFAALASVFFVGARAEKNSGPNNIPLVAIGTSLLWFGWYGFNAGSELDVDAVTAQAFLNTDVAASVAAITWLGIEWTTGNKRPTFIGLMTGAVAGLATITPAAGYVTLGTAMFIGLCAGMVCYQAVKFVERKRWDDALDVWGVHGIGGVLGTILLGFFGTTAVNANGANGLFMGGGFGFLLKQVSAIIFASAWGFIFTLGVLKAINRFVPVKVGRMDEKKGLDLGYHGEVARQ, via the coding sequence ATGATGTTTGACAAAGGGCTAACTACCTTTATGATTGTGGCTACCAGTTTGGTGATGCTAATGACCCCCGGTCTTGCTTTCTTTTACGGCGGTTTGGGATGTAAAAAAAATATCCTGAGTATTATGATGCAGAGTTTTGTGTCGTTAGGAATTACAACCATTCTTTGGATCAGCTTCGGCTATTCCATGTGTTTTAGTGGAACCCTGGCAGGCGGAAATGATTTTTTCGGCATCATTGGAAATTTCGATAAAGCTTTTCTGAACGGAGTTACATCAAGTACACCCTTGTCGCCCGACCGTAACTTCCCGGAATATATTTTTGTGGCTTATCAAATGATGTTTGCCATTATTACACCAGCGCTGATTACCGGTGCGTTTATCAACCGCGTAACTTTTAAGGCATACGTCATCTTTCTGGTTCTTTGGCAAATTTTTGTTTACTATCCCTTTGTTCATATGGTTTGGGGAGGCGGAATCCTTGCCGAGTGGGGTGTTCTCGATTTTGCCGGAGGAATAACAGTGCATGCAACGGCAGGTTTTGCTGCTTTGGCATCGGTGTTTTTTGTTGGTGCACGCGCCGAGAAAAACAGTGGGCCTAACAACATACCGCTGGTAGCTATCGGGACCAGTTTGCTTTGGTTTGGATGGTATGGTTTTAATGCCGGAAGTGAGTTGGATGTGGATGCTGTAACAGCTCAAGCATTTCTGAATACCGATGTGGCTGCATCGGTGGCGGCAATTACCTGGCTGGGAATTGAATGGACAACCGGAAATAAGCGACCTACTTTTATCGGATTGATGACCGGTGCTGTGGCCGGACTGGCAACAATCACTCCTGCAGCAGGATATGTTACACTAGGAACAGCCATGTTTATTGGCCTGTGTGCCGGAATGGTGTGCTATCAGGCGGTTAAATTTGTTGAACGTAAACGCTGGGACGATGCCCTGGATGTTTGGGGAGTGCACGGTATTGGCGGAGTACTTGGAACAATATTATTGGGTTTTTTCGGAACAACAGCTGTGAATGCCAATGGTGCCAACGGATTGTTTATGGGAGGCGGATTTGGCTTCCTTTTGAAACAGGTTTCAGCAATAATCTTTGCTTCGGCATGGGGATTTATTTTTACATTAGGCGTCTTAAAAGCGATCAATCGTTTTGTGCCTGTAAAAGTGGGGCGTATGGATGAAAAGAAAGGTCTCGACTTAGGGTATCATGGCGAGGTTGCACGACAATAA